One genomic segment of Terriglobales bacterium includes these proteins:
- a CDS encoding DMT family transporter, whose protein sequence is MQPYDATRWLALATMWSFQYIFLRVAVPFFGTAAVSEGRALCAALFLVPWAVWVARQRIAPLEHWKDHLAVALVNNVAPFVCFAWAASVLPAGYLAIINGMVPLWAAVIAVPVLKERLGLARIAGFALGVAGVALIVNLGPVELSLRTFLGTLVAIAGAGFWGWAGVMIKQRQGRLPPMGLAAGSIAFAAILMAPLWATAPPVQQWHLEATLSLVAVGVVCSGLAYLPFFTLVRDIGPSRTLTVGLAVPVLGVLWGWLLLDEAVTAGMLAGAALVIVALALVLRR, encoded by the coding sequence TTGCAACCGTATGACGCCACACGGTGGCTGGCGCTGGCCACCATGTGGTCGTTCCAGTACATCTTCCTGCGCGTCGCGGTGCCGTTCTTCGGCACCGCCGCGGTATCCGAGGGCCGCGCGCTGTGCGCGGCGCTGTTCCTCGTGCCGTGGGCGGTCTGGGTGGCGCGCCAGCGCATCGCGCCGCTCGAGCACTGGAAGGACCACCTCGCGGTCGCGCTGGTCAACAACGTGGCGCCGTTCGTGTGCTTCGCCTGGGCGGCGAGCGTGCTGCCGGCCGGCTACCTCGCGATCATCAACGGCATGGTGCCGCTCTGGGCCGCGGTGATCGCGGTGCCGGTGCTGAAGGAGCGCCTCGGCCTCGCGCGCATCGCCGGCTTCGCGCTCGGCGTCGCGGGCGTGGCGCTGATCGTCAACCTGGGGCCGGTGGAGCTGAGCTTGAGGACTTTCCTGGGAACCCTGGTGGCGATCGCGGGCGCGGGCTTCTGGGGCTGGGCCGGCGTGATGATCAAGCAGCGCCAGGGCCGCCTGCCGCCGATGGGGCTCGCCGCCGGCTCGATCGCCTTCGCGGCGATCCTGATGGCGCCGCTCTGGGCCACCGCGCCTCCCGTGCAGCAGTGGCACCTGGAAGCCACCCTCTCGCTGGTCGCGGTGGGCGTGGTCTGCAGCGGCCTCGCCTACCTGCCCTTCTTCACCCTGGTGCGCGACATCGGGCCGTCGCGCACGCTCACCGTGGGCCTCGCGGTGCCGGTGCTCGGCGTGCTGTGGGGCTGGCTGCTGCTCGACGAGGCGGTGACGGCGGGCATGCTGGCCGGCGCGGCCCTCGTGATCGTCGCGCTGGCGCTGGTGCTGCGCCGTTAA